GCTTGTGGATTCGGCTATTGATTTGGCAGGCATAGTCGACCCAACGCCTATTAGCGATGCCATAAGTCTGGCCCGAAGCGCGGCCGGCGGTGACTGGATAAGCGCCGGGCTTTCCGTGGTTTCCATGCTGCCTTATGCTGGCGATGCTATCGCCAAGCCTATAAAAGGCGCCAAAATCACCGAGAAGATTTTGAATCTCAAAAAACGCATTGCAGACAATGCAGTCAAGGCGCGGCAGGTTGTGGTCAATTCCTTGAAAAAGGACGCGGCGATTATTCGTGCTGAACGGGCCAAGAAAAAAGGCGAAGAAATCAGCAAAGAACTGACCCAACTGTGTCCAATGGAAGCCAATCGGTACGGCACTCATACGCCTAAAAAAGGCTGGAAGCAGGGCGGCGAACGCGGCAATGGGCCTTGGGATCCTAAGGAATCTGATCTTAAGCCAGATAAAATTCAGGATATTGAGTCGGTCACCAAGGGCAAGCCTGTTCAGTTTAAGGACGGTTATCCCGATTTTTCGGAATATATCTATAAAACTGAAGGAGTGAATGGTAAGTCCATTCCTGGCGAGGTAGAGATACAATTAAGTAAAACAGGTGTCAGAGAAGAAGATTTTAAATTAGCCGATAAAGCGATGGCGGAAAAACTTGGAACAGATAAATTCAAAAGACCAAAAGGTTGGACTTGGCACCATACGGAAGATGGCACCACCATGCAGCTCGTTCCATCCAATCTTCACAATAACGTGCCTCATTCAGGAGGCGTCTCATTAGCAAAAGATCCAGGGTATTAGTTAGGAGCAGCAGCGATGCTAGAAAAAATAGAAGACGCAGAAATTCCTTTAAACCTTCAAGAAATTGAACAGGCAGAAAAAAAACTGAGTGTTTCCTTACCGTCGGCCTACAAGAACTTTTTATTGAAATATAACGGCGGAAGACCGGAGCCAGCCGGGTTTGATATTATCTGGACAGAAAACCGGATCAATAGTGAAACAAGACGCGAATGTAGCGAAGATTGGCGGTCATCAATGGTTGACTGGTTTCTCTCGATCTACGAAGGGGAATATAGCAATTTTATTAAATACAATGAAATTACTTTTAAAGGTCGCCTTCCCAAGGAAACCATCGCCATTGCTCATGATCCAGGGGGCAATTTAATTTTGTTGGGAGTAGCCGGCGAGCAAACCGGCAAAGTGTTATTCTGGGTCAAAGACTACGAAAACTGGGAAGGGGATGACAGTGTTGAAAACATTCCCTGGTATGACAATATAGGCTTTATAGCCAACGGTTTCGACGAATTCATCAATGAAAAGCTTCGTGATTGATGTTGAATAAGGCCTGGCCCCAGTTCGCTGAAACCTGGATTGAGAATTGGCCCGATGAATTGCTGAGCCTGTCATTTCCACACATCGGCATCCGCTTGGAAGAACGGGAAGTTCACGCTTTGGCCGCACTTAATGGGATTGGCTGCCATCGCTTTGATCGTTGTAGAGAAGAAGATCTGTGCGCATTGGAAGCCAAATTCGACGGAGCAATCCGTCGCTTTCCGCAAGGAGCGTTCATTCGCCTGGGCTCTCGCAGCCCAAAAGATACTGTCCACGGCGTGATTACGCGGTGCAAGGCTTTTGACGGCAGGCAGACAATCAGATTGCTGACCTCTGGTTCCGAGAGAGTCGCTTACGATCTTAGGGCTGCCCGAAAGGCGAATTACCCACCTTGGGTGTTTGTTCGACAATGGGCAGATATTTCTCCTGAAATGGAATTTCGCTGCTTCATGAAAAATCGCCGTTTGATAGGCGTCTCGCAGTATTTTTACCAAACTTCCTTTCCTGTTTTGGATTCTCCGGAAATCAGAAACACAATTAAAACAGTGTTGGCTGAATTCTTTGCTGTTTTTTCCAAACTGAGCCCACTGGATAATGTGGTATTTGATGTGGCGTTGTTTCTGGACAAAGCCCCTCACGTAAAGCTTGTTGAAATAAATCCATTTCATCCTTTGACCCAGGCTTGTCTTTTTTCTTGGCATGCTTCTGATTTCGATGGCGGTTTTCGATTTGCACAATCTGAAAGCAAGCCGGAGCCTTTCATGGATTTTTTTCCTTTATGCGAATGAAACCTTAGCGCCAATCATCAATTCGTTCTACCGAGAGTAGATAAATCTTCAACCGCTGACGCCTTTTGAAAACGGGCAAACAAAACCGATAATACAAAAACTTGATAATAATCGCTCCATGCATGGCAGTGCTGAGCCGATGGCGTGGCTACCACAACAGGTTCAGGCAAAACAAGGGGTTGAGTTACATTAGGAAGGGATTGATCCTCCTTGAGTATCGCCATTGATCGGCATCCTCCCAGCCGAACTGCAGCGATGTTACTTCCGTGGCACACAGGGAGCCGGATTGTACGAGTCGAGGGCACCTGCCGGCACATTGGGGCACTGCTGGACGCTGCGCTGAAAATCGCTCAC
This is a stretch of genomic DNA from Methylobacter sp. YRD-M1. It encodes these proteins:
- a CDS encoding HNH endonuclease — translated: MGAGIKDPKIQGQLKELETDTAQAGVELDKALVDSAIDLAGIVDPTPISDAISLARSAAGGDWISAGLSVVSMLPYAGDAIAKPIKGAKITEKILNLKKRIADNAVKARQVVVNSLKKDAAIIRAERAKKKGEEISKELTQLCPMEANRYGTHTPKKGWKQGGERGNGPWDPKESDLKPDKIQDIESVTKGKPVQFKDGYPDFSEYIYKTEGVNGKSIPGEVEIQLSKTGVREEDFKLADKAMAEKLGTDKFKRPKGWTWHHTEDGTTMQLVPSNLHNNVPHSGGVSLAKDPGY
- a CDS encoding SMI1/KNR4 family protein; the protein is MLEKIEDAEIPLNLQEIEQAEKKLSVSLPSAYKNFLLKYNGGRPEPAGFDIIWTENRINSETRRECSEDWRSSMVDWFLSIYEGEYSNFIKYNEITFKGRLPKETIAIAHDPGGNLILLGVAGEQTGKVLFWVKDYENWEGDDSVENIPWYDNIGFIANGFDEFINEKLRD